Part of the Candidatus Brocadia sinica JPN1 genome, TTTATCATGGTATTTCTGTTTGTAAGTACCGGACAAAAATGTGTTTTCTTTCATATTTAATGGTTGATAAAAACTTTTAATAACAAAATTCATATTAAAAATATATCAAATATTTTTTAATATGCCAATATCTATTAAATATTACAGCGCTATTATTTAATAGATGTTTTGTTAATATCGAGAAGATTGCAGCACTTTTAGAAAATTGCCCTTGCGCGGTTACACCCCAACCGGTTTTAAAGGCATCTCTCAATCGTGCATATCTGATTTGAAGTGAGATCCTGACCACGGGAATCACCCGATAGAGAAATGCACAAAAGGTAAGGGAAATGACCCCGAGAAAAGTTTTTGATTAAATTCCGCAGATAATATCTGCGGTTTTTCTCTTGCTATCTGGTTTTTTTGTATCTCCCTCTGATTCCTCAAATTTGCCAGACACTGTCTGGCAAATCTTATCTGGTGGATAAACCCGGTAGAATTGTCGCATTTGCTGAAGATTTTGTCGGGAAAAACCACGACCAAACCTCTTTATCAAATTGAATTTTTTATAATTTTTGTACCAGTACGGCCATCCAGGGCATCTTTGACCTTATCAATGGACGTGATGATTGCCAGCTCACCGCCCCAGGTTAAAAAATTCATGGCCGCCTGAATCTTTGGTCCCATGCTTCCCGGCGGGAAATGGCCCTCCTGGAAATATCTTTGGGCTTCATTTACTGTTAACCTGCTTAATGCCTGCTCATTCGATTGCTTGAAGTTTAAAAAGGCGTGTTCTACTCCGGTAAGCATCATGAGACAATCAGCTTTCGTATCCCGTGCCAGGACACTGGAGGCAAGGTCTTTATCAATAACAACGTCAACCCCCTCTAAATCTCCGTCTTCTTTCAGAATAACAGGGATACCACCTCCACCAGCGGCTATGACAATTTCGCCAGCCCCTAATAGGGTTTTTATAGCCCTTTCTTCCACAATTTTCAACGGGTTTGGTGAAGGAACCACCCGACGGTATCCCCTGTGGCTGTCTTCAACAATGTGCCAGCCTTTCTCCCGGCGAAAGTTCTCTGCTTCTTCTTTCGTAAAAAAGGGTCCAATGGGTTTGGTGGGATTTGAAAATGCCTTGTCATCTTTATCGACTATGACCTGCGTCAAAACGGTGACGACACATCTGTCGATTTTTTCTTTTCGTAATCGATTTGTTAAGGATTGTTGAATCATATACCCTATCGCGCCTTCGGTGTCTGCCACACAGACGCCCAGGGAAATCTCGGGTACCTGATTCCGGCTGGCCTCTACCATGAGTAACAGATTACCTACCTGGGGTCCATTTCCATGGGTAATGACCACCTCAAAGCCCTGCTTTAAGCAATAGATAATGCCATCCAGACTCTTCTGGACATTCTCAAATTGCTCTGCAATCGTGCCCTGTTGTCCCTCCCTGATAAGGGCATTTCCTCCTAAGGCAATGACGACAGCTTTGGTTTTCTTCATCGTAGCCTTGTTTCAAGGAGTTCTTTGAGTGTAGGTGTGCTTATTTCCTGTAAATTATACCGAACACGGTCGGTGGGTTTGTCAATGGATATGAGCTTTCTCAGGTCGATAGGGGTGCCGATAATTACCGTGTCGCAGGGAACTCGGTGTATCGTTTCGCTCAACTCTTCCATCTGCGAATGACCATAACCCATAGCCGGTAAGAGGCCGCCGATGTGTGGATGTTTCTCAAAGGTTTCGGCAATCGACCCTATGGCATAAGGTCTTGGGTCGATGATCTCTTTTGCTCCATAACGTTCTGCTGCAAGGGTTCCGGCGCCAAAAGCCATACCTCCATGTGTCAGGGTTGGGCCATCCTCGATGATTAATACACGCTTGCCTTGTATGCGATCAGGGTTTTCAACCGTTACAGGCAATGCAGCATCTACGATAATAGCATTGGGATTTGACTGTTTTGCATGCCCTTTAACAAGGCTTATATTTTCTGGCTTTGCAGTATCTTCCTTGCTGATGACGACAATATCTGCCAGGAGAAGATTGGTTTCTCCTGGATAGTAGCTAATCTCATGTCCAGGCCTGTGCGGGTCTGCAAGGGTAATATGAATATCGGGTACATAGAAAGGGGTGTCATTATTGCCACCATCCCATACGATAATATCCGCCTCCTTTTCAGCCTCCGTAAGAATTGCTGCATAATCCACACCTGCATACACGATCGTGTGTTGTTCCAGATGAGGCTCATATTCTTCGATTTCTTCAATGGTACAATCGTGTTTTTTCAAGTCATCATATGAAGCGAATCGTTGCAGGCGCTGTCGGGAAAGGTCACCATAAGGCATCGGATGTCTTATAACAACAACCTTTTTCCTCATTCCTTTTAGAATCTCGCAGACCCTTCGTGAAGCGGGACTCTTGCCACTGCCGGTTCTGACTGCGCAGACAGCAATGACTGTCCTTTTGCTTTTTATCATGGTTTGTTTTGGACTAAGGAGGGTAAATTGCGCGCCTGCTGCATTTACAAGGCTGGCCTTGTGCATAACGTACTCGTGCGATACGTCGCTATAAGAGAATACCACCTCATCAATCGCATGGAGTTTGATGAGGGATGCCAGGTTTTCTTCAGGTTCAATGGGAATTCCGCCGGGGTATAACTTGCCTGCCAGAGAAGGAGGGTATTGCCTTTGTGCAATATTCGGTATCTGTGCTGCTGTAAATAAAATTACTTCATATTCGGGATTATCACGGAAGTGGACATTGAAATTATGGAAATCTCTCCCGGCAGCCCCCATAATGATGATTCTTTTTCTGTTTGTCATAAGGTATCCTGTTGCTGTTTTTGTAAGGTGCTTTTTACCGCGTGCCATACCTTATCCGCAATGAACTGTGTGGATAACAACATACCGTTTCCTGTGCAATCAATAGTTATCCAGTCCTTTTTTCCTTTGGCAATTTCCAGAAAAGTTTGTTGTGCGTATCGTAAGTGATTGATGTCCTCTTCGTGGATATCCTTCTTTTCGCCTGACAGATAAGAGCGTTGTTCTTTTTTTTCTATAAGATGATAAGCGATCTCGGCTGGCACGTATAACAGGATGTTTAAGTTTGATCGCGGAACGGCGAATACCTGGTGTTCCAATTTGTCCAGCCACTGGAAAAAACTTTCTTTCTCCGCAGGGTTACTGATTTTACCGCCCTGGTGGGCCATGTTGTCGCACACATAGCGGTTTGATACGATAATCTTGCCTTCACCAAGCCAGTTGTTTATCTGTTCCTTGCACTCCCAGCGGTCTCCCGCGTAGAGAAGTGAGGCCAGATAAGGACTCACGGAGTCTGCGCTACCGAATTTACCCTTGAGGTATTTTGCGACCATGTCAGCAAAGAAAGTTTTTCCATACTGAGGGAAGTCAGTGATAACGGCGGGGTATCCCTCTTTTAGCAAGCGCTCGTACAAAAGTTTTGTCTGTACCGTCTTACCGCTGCCATCGATACCTGTAATGACCATAAGCTTTCCCTGCATTCAATTTACTCCAGTTAGTTTAAAAGATTATTCAGCGTATTTTCAAACACTACTGCTGTAAGCAAACAAAATCAGGCAATTCACCCTTTAATGCCCGTTTCGTCAACAGGGGGCAAATCTGAGCCGGCTAGTTCCGCATTGACTTTTTCCTCAAAGGTTTCCTACTGCAAAGCCATAACGAAATCGACCTTATTTTATGGAAAACTGAAGGTTGAATCAATCTTTTAATTTGAAATATTCCGGGCTGCACGGTAAGATTATTACGATTGTTTTAACGTTTTCATTATCAAATTTTTAGTTACTTTTAAAAAAATTCTTATGAATAATTCATCTTCGAACAATCTCGTGAATCGTGTGAAAAACTACATGCAAAATGAGGAAAAGGAAATTGTCGACCTTACCTGCAAATTAATAAACGCAAGGACCGAGAATCCCCCCGGCGATGAAATCCTTGCGGTACGTATTGTTGAGGACTTCTTTCAATCATTGCGGATTCCATATAAAATTTTTGAGAAGGTAAAGAACAGGGCAAATATCGTTGGATACATAGGCAAAGGCTCTCCTGCATTGCTGGTTGCATGCCATTTAGACGTTGTACCGGCGGGTGACGACTGGAAACGGAACCCCTTTGATGCGTGGATAGAAAATGGACGCATCTACGGAAGGGGTGCCTCTGACAATAAGGGACAAATGGCATCCATGATGGCCGTTGCAAGATTTCTCAAAGAGAATGAATCCAGATTAAAAGGGCAATTCATATTAGCAGGTGTTGCCGATGAGGAACGGGGTTCCACCCTTGGCTTGGAATATTTAGTGAATGAATGCGGCATCAAAGCCGATTACGCTATTATTCCTGACGTTGCGCATAATATGCAGTTAATCGATGTAACAGAAAAAGGAGCATTATTTTTAGAAATCACGTCACATGGCAAACAGGCACACGGCTCCCGGCCGGAAACAGGGATAAATGCCATATGGAATATGATACCCTTGCTGGAACGTATAAAACAATTAAAGTTCCAAAAAACATCACATCCGCTCCATACCCCACCTACTTTTAATCTTGGATCAATCCAGAGTGGAACAGCCCCGAATATAGTACCTGCCCTCTGCAAGGCACAGATTGACATTCGCTATTTGCCGGATGATTCAGCCGATAACATTGTCAACAATATAAAAAATATTATTAAAGAAGTAGAGGCCCAGTATTCCGCAAAATTTGACTTAAGAGTCATCTCAAACCAGATACCCACTGTCGTCCCTATCGACAATCCTTTGGTGGGGTTAATTTCAAAGCACACTTTAGCAGTATTGGGAACCAGGCCACAACCGAAAGGAATGTCTGGCGCGACGGTAACAAAGCAACTCATTCAAAAGGGTATAATAGCCGTTGGGTTTGGCCCGGGCGATGAGACCGAGGCACATGCAACAAACGAATCCATCAATATTAAGGAACTGGTTGATTTTGCTCAAATTATGTCATTGATTGCCCTTGATATATTATCGTAACTATTTTAATTTCATGAAATATTCACGCCACCCACTCTGCACAACAAGGTATGGGATTTTATCACCATCTCCTTACCTCTCCCATCAAGGGAGAGGAATAATGAGGGGAAGCCCCGTCTCCCCTTGCGGAAGAGGGTTAGGGTAAGGGGTATTTTAGATGAAAACATACGTAATGATCCCGACTTATAATGAACGGGAAAACATAGGAAAATTAATCCAGGAAATAGTAAATCTCAAAATTCAAGACCTTCATATTGTCGTTGTGGATGACAACTCACCTGACGGCACATCTGAGGTGGTAACAAATCTGTCAAAAAAACATCCTGAGGTGGAACTGCTTCTCAGGGCAACCGAAAGAGGACGGGGCTCGGCTGGTATCGCCGGTTTCAAATATGCCCTGGAACACGGGGCCGACTCTGTAATCGAAATGGATGCAGATTTCTCTCATCACCCCAAATACATTCCTCACTTATTAGAAGCGCTCCATGATGCCGATATGGTCATTGGTTCCCGGTTTATAAGCGGCGGGAAAGATGTCAACAGGGGTATCATACGCAAGGCAATCACAATCCTGGCGGGTATCTATGTAAGAGTTCTGTTAGGATTAAAGATCAAAGACGTTTCTTCAGGTTACCGATGCTTTAAACGAAAGGTACTGGAGGCAATAGAGCTGGACTCCGTGGTCTCAACCGGCCCGTCCATCGTATCTGAGGTATTTTACCGGGCACACTTGAAGGGCTTTTCGATCAAGGAAATCCCCATTGAATTTGAAGATCGTACACACGGTCAAACAAAACTCAATTACAAAATCCTTGTAAAAACCCTCCTCATGGTCTTAAAATTCAAACGATTGAATAAAAAGGGATTGTTGTTTAAACCATCCATAGGAAACTAATCTGCAGATTAAACACAACTCTTTGTTTTCTTAAACGTAAGACCGGCATCCTGCCTCTGCGTCTAATTCTTTACCCATGTTTTAGGAGATGAACAGTTTTTGTTAATTTCTCCTGCATGGACAAAGAAATTATTCGCTTTGATACTCATAACTCTTTACCAATGTATCAAAACTCATATTTACCATTACCGCATTATGCGGAATTGGTTAGACGCAGGTCTTAGCCACTTAATCACTGCTCTGTCCTGCTCTAAAATGACCGAAAAATCTTTTTCTGTCTTGAAATCAAATTTATACAGATTGTGGTATGCCTTTCTGAAACCACTGAATACCTTATTGGGAATGGCATTGGTTGGAGTGATTGTCTCGGTAAAATGATGAATGCTGTCTTTCGTGTATTTTGAAAAATTATGTTCTTCTATTCTTGTAAAAGGCCTTACCAGGGGTTTTTCATAACTTGGCGCTTCAAAGTAAAAATGTTGCAT contains:
- a CDS encoding cyclic 2,3-diphosphoglycerate synthase, yielding MTNRKRIIIMGAAGRDFHNFNVHFRDNPEYEVILFTAAQIPNIAQRQYPPSLAGKLYPGGIPIEPEENLASLIKLHAIDEVVFSYSDVSHEYVMHKASLVNAAGAQFTLLSPKQTMIKSKRTVIAVCAVRTGSGKSPASRRVCEILKGMRKKVVVIRHPMPYGDLSRQRLQRFASYDDLKKHDCTIEEIEEYEPHLEQHTIVYAGVDYAAILTEAEKEADIIVWDGGNNDTPFYVPDIHITLADPHRPGHEISYYPGETNLLLADIVVISKEDTAKPENISLVKGHAKQSNPNAIIVDAALPVTVENPDRIQGKRVLIIEDGPTLTHGGMAFGAGTLAAERYGAKEIIDPRPYAIGSIAETFEKHPHIGGLLPAMGYGHSQMEELSETIHRVPCDTVIIGTPIDLRKLISIDKPTDRVRYNLQEISTPTLKELLETRLR
- a CDS encoding polyprenol monophosphomannose synthase; its protein translation is MKTYVMIPTYNERENIGKLIQEIVNLKIQDLHIVVVDDNSPDGTSEVVTNLSKKHPEVELLLRATERGRGSAGIAGFKYALEHGADSVIEMDADFSHHPKYIPHLLEALHDADMVIGSRFISGGKDVNRGIIRKAITILAGIYVRVLLGLKIKDVSSGYRCFKRKVLEAIELDSVVSTGPSIVSEVFYRAHLKGFSIKEIPIEFEDRTHGQTKLNYKILVKTLLMVLKFKRLNKKGLLFKPSIGN
- a CDS encoding dTMP kinase, which gives rise to MQGKLMVITGIDGSGKTVQTKLLYERLLKEGYPAVITDFPQYGKTFFADMVAKYLKGKFGSADSVSPYLASLLYAGDRWECKEQINNWLGEGKIIVSNRYVCDNMAHQGGKISNPAEKESFFQWLDKLEHQVFAVPRSNLNILLYVPAEIAYHLIEKKEQRSYLSGEKKDIHEEDINHLRYAQQTFLEIAKGKKDWITIDCTGNGMLLSTQFIADKVWHAVKSTLQKQQQDTL
- a CDS encoding M20 family metallopeptidase, translated to MNNSSSNNLVNRVKNYMQNEEKEIVDLTCKLINARTENPPGDEILAVRIVEDFFQSLRIPYKIFEKVKNRANIVGYIGKGSPALLVACHLDVVPAGDDWKRNPFDAWIENGRIYGRGASDNKGQMASMMAVARFLKENESRLKGQFILAGVADEERGSTLGLEYLVNECGIKADYAIIPDVAHNMQLIDVTEKGALFLEITSHGKQAHGSRPETGINAIWNMIPLLERIKQLKFQKTSHPLHTPPTFNLGSIQSGTAPNIVPALCKAQIDIRYLPDDSADNIVNNIKNIIKEVEAQYSAKFDLRVISNQIPTVVPIDNPLVGLISKHTLAVLGTRPQPKGMSGATVTKQLIQKGIIAVGFGPGDETEAHATNESINIKELVDFAQIMSLIALDILS
- the arcC gene encoding carbamate kinase gives rise to the protein MKKTKAVVIALGGNALIREGQQGTIAEQFENVQKSLDGIIYCLKQGFEVVITHGNGPQVGNLLLMVEASRNQVPEISLGVCVADTEGAIGYMIQQSLTNRLRKEKIDRCVVTVLTQVIVDKDDKAFSNPTKPIGPFFTKEEAENFRREKGWHIVEDSHRGYRRVVPSPNPLKIVEERAIKTLLGAGEIVIAAGGGGIPVILKEDGDLEGVDVVIDKDLASSVLARDTKADCLMMLTGVEHAFLNFKQSNEQALSRLTVNEAQRYFQEGHFPPGSMGPKIQAAMNFLTWGGELAIITSIDKVKDALDGRTGTKIIKNSI